One region of Macadamia integrifolia cultivar HAES 741 chromosome 11, SCU_Mint_v3, whole genome shotgun sequence genomic DNA includes:
- the LOC122093252 gene encoding rhodanese-like domain-containing protein 4, chloroplastic translates to MASPIAISLSSHSLIQNELKTCKSTFKATYCLQNFRFECLRATKSSSQASLHHLNNNLFPTETAHQCRNCFISHEATLLWASSPQEQIPDFQALPTSRLNQLPIRKANSFGETLIIHHPNCSKNRLPIDRTVSFLKNMSTHFSGFLGDLLVFEMASFLKCFLKLHLFLVLLGFSAPFPCFATEETIRNEELPGKISLESVLIAIDDFFNRNPFFVAGVTFVWLVVIPLTQGYLKKYKFISAIDAFRKLRDSPNAQLLDIRDKRSLLYVGSPNLKVFKKRAVQFQFSEGKEEHFVQEVLRSFKDPQNTTLCVLDNFGGNSMQVAELLFKNGFKEAYAIKGGLQGKDGWQEIQESLLPPAVHVFPKKGKSSKQLEVNGVLNKLTDENGQEEPSFPTVHTGGVKVVATEQRKTRVSYPPTNLGSGRPLSPYPNYPDMKPPSSPTPSKPSS, encoded by the exons ATGGCGTCTCCTATTGCAATTAGCCTTTCATCTCACTCACTGATCCAAAACGAATTGAAAACCTGCAAATCCACATTCAAAGCCACTTATTGTCTTCAAAATTTCCGATTTGAGTGTCTTCGAGCTACCAAATCTTCTTCTCAGGCCTCCCTTCACCATTTGAACAACAACCTTTTCCCCACTGAAACCGCTCACCAATGTAGAAATTGCTTCATTTCTCACGAAGCAACTCTACTCTGGGCTAGCTCTCCACAAGAGCAGATTCCAGACTTCCAGGCTCTTCCAACCTCGCGACTAAACCAGCTTCCCATAAGGAAAGCCAATTCTTTTGGGGAAACATTGATTATCCATCACCCAAATTGTTCAAAGAACCGACTCCCAATTGACAGGACAGTTTCTTTTCTGAAAAATATGTCTACCCATTTCTCAGGTTTTCTAGGAGACCTTTTGGTTTTCGAAATGGCTTCCTTTCTAAAATGTTTTCTAAAACTCCACCTCTTCCTTGTGCTACTGGGCTTCTCTGCTCCATTCCCCTGCTTTGCCACTGAAGAAACCATTCGAAATGAGGAGCTCCCGGGTAAAATCAGTCTGGAGTCGGTTCTAATTGCAATTGATGATTTTTTCAACAGGAATCCATTTTTTGTCGCTGGAGTTACTTTCGTTTGGCTTGTTGTGATTCCTCTAACCCAAGGATACCTGAAGAAATACAAGTTTATCTCTGCGATTGATGCATTTAGGAAGCTCCGGGACAGCCCAAACGCCCAACTTTTGGATATTAGGGACAAACGGAGTTTGCTATACGTCGGTTCTCCCAATTTGAAGGTTTTTAAGAAGAGGGCAGTCCAGTTTCAGTTCTCTGAAGGAAAAGAAGAGCATTTTGTGCAGGAGGTATTGAGGAGCTTTAAGGATCCACAGAATACCACTCTCTGCGTTCTTGACAA CTTTGGTGGTAATTCCATGCAAGTAGCTGAGTTATTATTTAAGAATGGGTTCAAAGAGGCTTATGCAATCAAAGGCGGGCTTCAAGGAAAGGACGGGTGGCAG GAAATACAAGAATCCCTTTTGCCACCAGCTGTTCATGTATTCCCGAAGAAGGGTAAATCATCAAAGCAACTTGAGGTAAATGGGGTTCTCAACAAACTGACCGATGAGAATGGCCAAGAAGAACCCTCTTTTCCAACTGTTCATACAGGAGGAGTCAAAGTGGTGGCAACTGAACAAAGAAAGACGAGGGTATCCTATCCGCCGACAAATCTTGGCTCTGGAAGGCCGTTATCTCCCTATCCAAAT TACCCAGATATGAAACCACCTTCTTCCCCAACTCCATCGAAGCCTTCAAGTTGA